The proteins below come from a single Bryobacter aggregatus MPL3 genomic window:
- a CDS encoding rhomboid family intramembrane serine protease, producing MRYPGGSSYYATPSMSIPPGVKWLLVSNVAIFLLYFIATIPQPGYGWLFSPFSLTPVKAVEGLQVWQVFTYLFLHDPNGFSHILFNMLALYMFGKTLEETWGTERFLRYYFGCGIGAGLCVILAGYLTGDPYTSTIGASGAIFGLLLAFGVLFPDSTVLMSFLFPIKAKYMVMIVGAITFLSIPKSGSGVSHVAHLGGMIVGYLLLKTSFGQRQLNRSRYTRESLLSRVTGAWREYRLRRARKKFQVYMSKQNRKDGPRVH from the coding sequence ATGCGATATCCAGGTGGTAGTTCTTATTACGCGACGCCTTCCATGTCCATTCCTCCGGGAGTGAAATGGCTGTTGGTCAGCAATGTCGCGATTTTTCTGCTGTACTTCATCGCAACCATTCCACAGCCGGGTTACGGGTGGTTATTTTCCCCCTTTAGCCTGACCCCGGTAAAGGCTGTTGAGGGTTTGCAGGTCTGGCAGGTGTTCACCTACCTGTTCCTGCATGATCCCAATGGATTCAGCCACATTCTCTTCAACATGCTGGCGCTGTATATGTTCGGCAAGACGCTGGAAGAGACCTGGGGCACCGAGCGGTTTCTGCGCTATTACTTCGGTTGCGGCATCGGTGCTGGCCTCTGTGTGATTCTGGCCGGGTACCTCACGGGGGATCCCTATACCTCCACCATCGGCGCGAGCGGAGCCATCTTTGGCTTGCTGCTCGCCTTTGGCGTGCTCTTTCCGGATTCCACGGTTCTGATGAGCTTCCTGTTCCCGATCAAGGCGAAGTACATGGTGATGATCGTGGGCGCCATTACCTTTCTGAGCATTCCGAAGAGCGGCAGCGGTGTCAGCCATGTTGCTCATCTGGGCGGCATGATCGTCGGCTACTTGCTCTTGAAGACCAGCTTCGGACAGCGCCAGTTGAACCGGAGCCGCTATACCCGGGAATCTTTACTCAGCCGGGTCACCGGAGCATGGCGCGAGTACCGGCTGCGGCGTGCCCGGAAAAAGTTTCAGGTTTACATGTCCAAACAGAACCGCAAGGATGGGCCGCGCGTCCACTAA
- a CDS encoding VWA domain-containing protein: MKSPVLFSRGFASPLVALMLVAGLSIGALSMIDSVQAQSGPKKESGETVAKPRKKSGDKDAPVESELPKIPSKLNKKGQVDLPEGMPTFRTDSTSVNVDVAVLDNKGRFIPNIPAGNFRILEDNVPQKISNFSMGEAPMTICMVIEFSNLFQQYWTSSWYETLQASYGFLETLKPEDYVAVVAYDLRPEILSDFATDKRKAYEAMQRLRIAAFSESNLYDAITDTAERMTEIEGRKAMVLIASGIDTFSKQTFDQTRKKIQAAGVPIYAIGIMQALREIVDARGGMGAIQRLDFLQADNQMRTFAKESGGMSFFPRFFGEFPSIYGAIHQAMRNQYSLTFAPTNQAKDGKFRKLKVELINPATNEPLRITDEKNKPIKYQIVAKIGYTAPREVE, translated from the coding sequence ATGAAGTCTCCGGTCTTGTTCTCTCGTGGTTTCGCAAGTCCTCTGGTCGCGCTGATGCTCGTTGCGGGTTTGTCGATTGGGGCTCTGTCCATGATCGATTCCGTGCAAGCGCAGAGTGGGCCGAAGAAGGAAAGCGGCGAAACCGTTGCAAAACCTCGCAAGAAGTCAGGCGATAAAGATGCTCCGGTTGAGAGCGAGTTGCCAAAGATTCCTTCAAAACTGAACAAAAAAGGCCAGGTGGATCTGCCAGAAGGAATGCCTACCTTCCGTACTGACTCGACCAGCGTCAATGTGGATGTTGCTGTGTTGGACAACAAAGGCCGCTTCATCCCGAATATTCCTGCCGGCAACTTCCGCATCCTCGAAGACAACGTACCCCAAAAAATCTCAAACTTCTCGATGGGCGAAGCGCCCATGACCATCTGCATGGTGATCGAGTTCTCGAACCTGTTCCAGCAGTATTGGACCAGCAGTTGGTACGAAACGCTGCAGGCCTCTTATGGCTTCCTTGAGACGCTCAAGCCGGAAGATTATGTGGCGGTGGTTGCCTATGACCTGCGTCCGGAAATCCTCAGTGATTTTGCAACCGATAAGCGCAAAGCCTACGAAGCCATGCAGCGCCTGCGCATTGCCGCCTTCAGTGAGTCCAACCTCTATGATGCGATTACAGACACCGCAGAGCGCATGACAGAGATTGAAGGACGCAAAGCGATGGTGCTGATTGCCTCCGGAATCGACACCTTCTCGAAACAGACTTTCGATCAGACGAGAAAGAAGATTCAGGCTGCTGGCGTGCCGATCTATGCGATCGGTATTATGCAAGCGCTGCGGGAGATTGTCGATGCTCGTGGCGGCATGGGCGCGATCCAGCGTCTGGACTTTCTCCAGGCCGACAATCAGATGCGGACTTTCGCCAAAGAATCGGGCGGAATGAGCTTTTTTCCGCGCTTCTTCGGTGAATTTCCCAGCATTTATGGGGCAATCCACCAAGCGATGCGCAATCAGTATTCTCTGACCTTCGCTCCCACCAATCAGGCCAAGGACGGCAAATTCCGCAAGCTCAAAGTGGAACTGATCAATCCTGCTACGAATGAGCCGTTGCGCATCACCGACGAGAAGAACAAACCGATCAAGTACCAGATCGTTGCCAAGATCGGTTACACCGCCCCGCGCGAAGTGGAGTAA
- a CDS encoding response regulator, with translation MRISKSPSSSPSAVILLVDDNRMGLAARRAVLQELGHTVVTAVNGQDALGLTEAQSFDLVITDWKMPKLDGIELIRELRNRLYPAPIVLLSGFADSSGLHESESGADVVVQKSANEVQVLISTVKRLLTRKALRKGPASQLPAKATKAKGKAS, from the coding sequence ATGAGAATTAGCAAGTCACCCTCCTCATCCCCGTCCGCAGTTATTCTTTTGGTGGATGACAACAGGATGGGGTTAGCGGCGCGCCGGGCTGTTCTGCAGGAGTTGGGTCATACCGTAGTGACGGCTGTGAATGGGCAAGACGCCTTAGGTTTGACGGAGGCCCAAAGCTTCGATCTGGTCATCACGGATTGGAAGATGCCAAAGCTCGATGGTATTGAATTGATTCGAGAGCTGAGAAACCGCTTGTATCCAGCTCCGATCGTGTTGCTCTCCGGTTTTGCCGATAGTTCTGGCTTGCACGAGAGCGAATCTGGAGCCGACGTGGTGGTCCAGAAAAGTGCGAATGAAGTGCAGGTTCTGATCAGCACCGTGAAGCGGCTGCTGACCCGCAAGGCGCTTCGCAAGGGCCCTGCCTCGCAACTCCCCGCTAAGGCCACAAAAGCAAAAGGCAAAGCCAGCTAA
- a CDS encoding glycoside hydrolase family 3 protein: MSRQFFSLILLLCLIGVPGLAQRRSARAVSKKPSAPVTIPTLPIHFPRNTAPEVRAVMRKLTLREMVAQLVIIPFYGDNPSRQRREYQEFYRLVHQTGVGGLILLNRTPSGQVLQAEPFAVASFLNRMQKGSKLPLLVGGDFERGASMRLLHTTKFPHAMAYGAANDLSATRRAGAATAREARALGFQWVFAPDADVNNNPDNPIINTRSYGEDPQLVAAHVQAFIEGAHEAKENGILVTVKHFPGHGDTATDTHVGMARISADRERLDRLELIPFKAAIAAKVDGVMTGHLAVPSIEEQDIPATVSAKVIQGLLRKELGFEGLAVTDAMDMQGLSRQYSAGEASVRALEAGIDVLLIPSNADAAIKGVMDAIVSGRLTQARIHQSVVKILSAKHRLGLFHNRLVNLEEISEQIDSPEFAELAQTVAEKALATIRNEGGILPLRDPAKACLVVLAEAKQTTSGRRMIEDALTRSPQMKTLWLEPSMKPEELADSAAQLGDCSPVVVAAFVPAASYKGDLILPGNFTGFLETVLSRPAPVVLCALGSPYLLRRFPQVAAKVATFSTTVTSEAALVRGLFGEVPMNAKPPVTLTPIP; the protein is encoded by the coding sequence TTGTCGCGGCAATTCTTTTCTCTCATCCTTCTGTTGTGTTTGATCGGTGTGCCAGGGCTGGCCCAGCGCCGCTCTGCCCGCGCGGTTTCGAAGAAGCCTAGCGCGCCTGTTACGATTCCCACCCTCCCAATCCACTTTCCTCGCAATACAGCTCCTGAAGTCCGTGCAGTCATGCGCAAGCTGACCCTGCGCGAGATGGTGGCTCAGCTTGTCATCATTCCTTTCTATGGCGACAATCCTTCGCGCCAGCGCCGGGAGTATCAGGAATTCTACCGGCTCGTGCACCAGACCGGAGTTGGTGGATTGATTCTGTTGAATCGCACGCCCAGCGGGCAGGTGCTGCAAGCGGAACCCTTTGCGGTAGCCTCTTTTCTGAATCGCATGCAGAAAGGGTCGAAGTTGCCGCTCTTGGTGGGCGGCGATTTCGAACGGGGTGCTTCGATGCGACTCTTGCATACGACAAAGTTCCCGCACGCGATGGCTTATGGCGCGGCTAATGATCTGAGCGCCACGCGCAGAGCCGGCGCCGCCACTGCGCGCGAAGCCCGTGCTCTTGGCTTCCAGTGGGTCTTTGCGCCCGACGCGGACGTCAATAATAACCCCGATAATCCAATCATCAATACGCGGAGCTACGGGGAAGATCCGCAACTGGTGGCTGCGCACGTCCAAGCCTTCATCGAAGGGGCTCACGAGGCGAAGGAGAACGGCATCCTGGTCACGGTGAAGCATTTTCCCGGTCACGGAGATACGGCTACCGATACGCATGTCGGCATGGCCCGGATCTCTGCCGATCGCGAACGCCTGGACCGTCTTGAGCTCATACCCTTCAAGGCTGCCATTGCGGCGAAGGTCGATGGCGTCATGACAGGGCACCTTGCTGTTCCTTCGATCGAGGAGCAGGACATTCCGGCCACCGTTTCTGCAAAGGTAATTCAGGGACTGCTGCGCAAGGAGCTTGGCTTTGAAGGGCTTGCGGTCACCGACGCGATGGACATGCAAGGGCTGAGTCGGCAGTATTCCGCAGGAGAGGCTTCTGTTCGTGCGCTTGAGGCGGGGATCGATGTGTTGCTGATCCCGAGTAATGCCGACGCAGCGATCAAGGGCGTGATGGACGCGATTGTGTCCGGCCGTCTCACCCAGGCCCGCATCCATCAGAGCGTCGTGAAGATCCTCAGCGCCAAGCACCGCCTGGGGCTCTTCCACAATCGTCTGGTCAATCTCGAAGAGATCAGTGAACAGATTGATTCTCCTGAGTTTGCCGAGTTGGCGCAGACCGTGGCCGAGAAGGCCTTGGCGACGATTCGCAATGAAGGCGGCATACTGCCGTTGCGGGATCCGGCCAAGGCTTGTCTGGTGGTTCTGGCCGAGGCGAAGCAGACGACCTCCGGACGGCGCATGATCGAAGACGCTTTGACCCGTTCTCCCCAAATGAAGACGCTGTGGTTGGAGCCGTCCATGAAGCCGGAAGAGCTCGCTGACTCTGCGGCTCAACTCGGCGACTGCTCACCTGTGGTGGTTGCTGCTTTTGTTCCGGCTGCCTCCTACAAAGGCGATCTGATTTTGCCAGGGAATTTCACCGGCTTTCTTGAGACCGTCTTGTCCAGGCCCGCCCCGGTAGTTCTTTGCGCCTTGGGGAGCCCCTATCTCCTCCGGCGCTTTCCGCAGGTTGCCGCGAAGGTGGCCACTTTTTCGACGACCGTCACCAGCGAGGCAGCTCTGGTGCGTGGGCTTTTCGGCGAAGTTCCAATGAACGCAAAGCCACCGGTGACCCTCACCCCGATCCCCTGA
- a CDS encoding metal-dependent hydrolase — MIDVTWLGHSSFALQLESGETYLLDPWLGNPKAPKDYKPSRVDGILLSHGHSDHTGSVVALAAEFRCPVLGIVELCGHFASKGVANTIGFNKGGTVKLGPLSVTLTHAFHSSSEEGENGSVYLGEACGLILTVPDGRSIYFAGDTDVFGDMALLAALYKPEIAFLPIGDFYTMGPKQAAHACRLLQAKTIVPMHYGTFPALTGTPAELRSLLSDFSDIRIEEFRPGHTITL; from the coding sequence ATGATCGACGTTACGTGGCTTGGCCACAGTTCCTTTGCCTTGCAGCTCGAAAGCGGTGAAACCTATCTTCTCGATCCGTGGCTTGGCAATCCGAAAGCTCCCAAAGACTACAAGCCTTCGCGTGTCGATGGCATCCTGCTTTCTCATGGCCACTCGGATCATACCGGTAGCGTGGTGGCGCTTGCCGCGGAGTTCCGTTGTCCAGTGCTCGGAATTGTGGAGTTGTGCGGCCACTTCGCCTCGAAGGGCGTTGCCAATACGATTGGCTTCAATAAAGGTGGCACCGTAAAGCTTGGCCCACTTTCTGTCACCTTGACGCACGCCTTCCACTCCTCAAGCGAGGAGGGCGAGAATGGCTCCGTCTATCTGGGAGAAGCTTGTGGCTTGATTCTCACCGTGCCCGATGGGCGGTCAATTTACTTTGCTGGCGATACCGATGTCTTTGGCGACATGGCGCTTCTGGCAGCGCTCTACAAGCCGGAGATTGCCTTTCTGCCCATCGGTGACTTCTACACGATGGGGCCGAAGCAGGCTGCGCACGCTTGCCGTCTGCTCCAGGCCAAAACGATTGTGCCGATGCACTATGGCACTTTTCCGGCGCTTACGGGAACTCCTGCAGAATTACGATCTTTACTCAGTGATTTTTCAGATATTCGTATCGAGGAATTTAGGCCGGGACATACAATAACGCTATGA